The stretch of DNA GATATCGCCTTGTGTTGAACAGCCCAGTCCCAGAACAGTACGGTTGGCGTAAGCAAAGTAGGCCGTGACCTGATTGATCTCTAAAATTCCGCCGTCGTCCCAGCCTGCATCGCGCAACGACTGAACATCCGCCTGAACCATGTCGGCGGNGGAGAGGGTTAGCTTGCGTGCATAAACCATGGCTGCTTGTTGCGCTGGATCGAGCGGTGCTGCGTAGGGATCTCCAGTCTCGATCGCGTTCCGGATTGCCTGTGACCGTGCGTCGTCCCGCACCAGGCGCTTCATCCCTGCGAAATGGTGTTCAACGCAGTAAGTGCATTTGTTCAACGCCGAAACCCATACGCCGAGAGTCTCCAGAAACCACTTCGGCGTCGTATTATCCCGGTGATGCAGCANCATTTTGTAGAGCGCCATGTGCCCTTCCATCGTATGGGGGCGCAGAGAGTGCATCATCATAATATTGTCCACGTTGCCGCCGGGGCCGGTGATGCGGGCGTAGAGCTGTTTGAGCTTGTCAGTTGCGGCATCGAAGGAGATAGTTTCAATCCAGGGCATGGTGCACTCCTTAGGGTTCCGGCCACTCTGGCAGGGAACATTAAGAGGTGAGTGTAGCAGTCACCAGTGCACAGCGGTGAAGCATATCTTCGCGCTCAAAGCCCACGATCGTAGTGGGTAGCGCCAATATTCCTCGCTGCGGTTGTCATCGTTAAACCGAGCGCACTGCGTTGGGCTGCAGACCTTGACCGGGCGACCCCGCACTGTCACATCCGCCGCGGGTCCGGGAAACCAAGCGAAACATAACCGGGTGCCCGTTTGGCAAGTGATGAGGCCAAAACCGGGGTGAGCTCGTCGTGATAATCGTGGACACTCGCTTGAGTTTTGCCAGGAAAAGGTCTTGTGATGCGCCCTACGTACTGGACGAGGCGGCCCTTGAACGAGATGGGTGCAGCCAGAAATAGTGTGTCGAGCTTGGG from Arthrobacter polaris encodes:
- a CDS encoding carboxymuconolactone decarboxylase family protein; the encoded protein is MPWIETISFDAATDKLKQLYARITGPGGNVDNIMMMHSLRPHTMEGHMALYKMXLHHRDNTTPKWFLETLGVWVSALNKCTYCVEHHFAGMKRLVRDDARSQAIRNAIETGDPYAAPLDPAQQAAMVYARKLTLSXADMVQADVQSLRDAGWDDGGILEINQVTAYFAYANRTVLGLGCSTQGDIIGLSPNNSANSDDWGHN